The Bacteroidota bacterium genomic interval CGCTGATGTCACGCCCGGCATCGATAATCTCGGTATTCATGGGTTTTCTCCCGCGACGGGCGGCCGGGAGCCTCTCTCTCGACCTCCAAACCCGTCACGGGCCGGAACGGCACCCCTCTGACTCTCAGATCACTCCGCTGCTAGATCCCCGAGTGGGGAGGGGCCGCGCGACGCGGCCAGCCGGTGCAGCGCCTCCGGGCGGATATGGGTGTAGCGGCGCAGCATCTTCCAGTCCTTGTGGCCGGTGACCAACGAGACCTGTTCGATCGCGAAGCCGGCCTCGAACAAGCGGCTTGTACCTTCATGGCGCAGATCGTGGAAATGAAGGTCCTTCACGCTGACCTCCACGCAGGCGCGCCGGAAGGCGGTTCCGACCGACC includes:
- a CDS encoding tyrosine-type recombinase/integrase translates to SVGTAFRRACVEVSVKDLHFHDLRHEGTSRLFEAGFAIEQVSLVTGHKDWKMLRRYTHIRPEALHRLAASRGPSPLGDLAAE